From the Coriobacteriia bacterium genome, one window contains:
- a CDS encoding ATPase, with amino-acid sequence MDILALIDRIEELIDSGRNVPFSGSKVIDPEKVYELIDEIRAQFPDELKQARWIVKERQEMLEEAEKEANRVLEEAKSRAESIASEQEIVKLAEQQRADILDDARAREREIRLGAEDYADEMLANLEVNLGKLLTAVQRGRDRLQGKVAQRGQ; translated from the coding sequence ATGGACATCTTGGCGCTGATCGACCGGATCGAGGAACTCATCGATAGCGGCCGCAACGTGCCGTTCTCGGGCTCGAAGGTCATCGATCCGGAGAAGGTCTACGAACTCATCGACGAGATTCGTGCCCAGTTCCCCGACGAACTGAAGCAGGCGCGATGGATCGTCAAGGAGCGCCAGGAGATGCTCGAAGAAGCCGAGAAGGAAGCGAACCGGGTACTCGAAGAGGCGAAGTCGCGTGCCGAGTCCATCGCGTCCGAGCAGGAGATCGTCAAGCTCGCCGAACAACAGCGAGCAGACATCCTCGACGACGCCCGCGCGCGCGAGCGTGAGATCCGGCTTGGCGCCGAGGACTACGCCGATGAGATGCTGGCGAATCTCGAAGTCAACCTTGGCAAGCTGCTGACAGCGGTGCAGCGCGGCCGCGATCGGCTGCAGGGCAAGGTCGCCCAGCGCGGTCAGTGA
- a CDS encoding DUF177 domain-containing protein — protein sequence MDDASYSIDVRTILEDLGASIALDADVEIPQIVLGTESFMPTRPMRLIADITNTGAGIVASGTLDAEFHATCSRCLKEFPLQVNAPLEAFYVAHGQEHELPEEQEFGYINEGAVDLMEQMLASLVLELPYAPLHAEDCPGICPQCGADLAEGPCDCQPGGSDSPFAVLKDLLPPDPEA from the coding sequence ATGGACGACGCGTCCTACTCGATCGACGTTCGCACGATACTGGAGGACCTCGGAGCGTCGATTGCACTCGATGCCGATGTAGAGATCCCGCAGATCGTCTTGGGGACCGAGAGTTTCATGCCGACGAGGCCCATGCGTCTGATCGCCGATATCACCAACACCGGCGCCGGGATCGTGGCATCCGGTACGCTTGATGCGGAGTTCCACGCCACCTGCTCCCGCTGCCTGAAGGAGTTTCCGCTCCAGGTGAACGCCCCGCTGGAGGCGTTCTATGTCGCTCACGGCCAGGAGCATGAGCTGCCTGAGGAGCAAGAGTTCGGGTACATCAACGAGGGCGCAGTCGACCTCATGGAGCAGATGCTCGCGTCGCTCGTTCTCGAGCTTCCCTATGCACCACTGCACGCGGAAGACTGTCCCGGAATCTGCCCGCAGTGCGGTGCGGATCTGGCCGAAGGCCCGTGCGACTGCCAGCCCGGCGGCTCGGACTCGCCGTTCGCTGTTCTCAAAGACCTGCTGCCTCCCGATCCCGAGGCATAG
- the rpmF gene encoding 50S ribosomal protein L32, giving the protein MAVPKRKTTRAVRDARRSTHHVEAPSRSLCPQCHQPKLPHRVCPDCGYYDGREIIDTE; this is encoded by the coding sequence ATGGCGGTACCCAAGAGGAAGACGACCCGCGCCGTTCGGGACGCGCGTCGCTCGACCCACCACGTCGAGGCGCCGTCGCGCTCGCTGTGCCCGCAGTGTCACCAGCCGAAGCTCCCGCATCGGGTGTGCCCCGACTGTGGGTACTATGACGGCAGGGAGATCATCGACACCGAGTAG
- a CDS encoding acetate--CoA ligase family protein yields MLAEFFTPRSVAVVGASRDPGKVGHAVFANLLDGGFPGAVYPVNPTAPEILGHAAYASLTALPERVDLAVVVVPAHVAPAVIVECGTLGIPAAIVISAGFRETGPAGAVLERELVSAAREGGVRILGPNCLGLIATRGHLNASFAPIMPTPGSISFLSQSGALGTAILDWAAGERIGLGHFVSLGNKADVSEVDLVRAWSQDADTGVVVAYLEAITDGRAFVESVSELVQRVPFIALTAGSSDAGARAVSSHTGSLAGSRAAYDAAFRKAGAIRARTVEELFDFAEGFARQPLPAGSGTVILTNAGGPAILATDACEELGVALATLESETTAALRDVLPAAAAVYNPVDILGDAPASRYADAARIILTDPNVSSLVVVLTPQAMTEAEATAVAIADAIDGTGITTLAVFMGDSTVASAVQVLKERNIPGYSFPERAVATLAAMEQYHAFRERPAGEPCAEEIDDATVRSAIDHAREAHRTFITEASAQRVAEACGIATPRAGTATDLAAARKMASEFGYPVVLKIASPDILHKSDIGGIELDVGDDDGVVGAYERILARVTQRMPDAHIWGVTVQQQLPPGREVIIGVNRDVNFGPILMFGLGGIYVEVLQDVTFRLCPVTPREAREMISEIRAYGLLRGARGAAPADVDAIVDVICRISALAMAFDDITELDINPLIVGDRGQGAIAADIRIGIGG; encoded by the coding sequence TTGCTCGCGGAGTTCTTCACTCCTCGCAGCGTCGCAGTCGTCGGCGCATCGCGCGACCCCGGCAAGGTCGGGCATGCGGTGTTCGCCAATCTCCTCGATGGTGGCTTCCCGGGCGCGGTCTACCCCGTCAATCCCACCGCCCCGGAGATCCTGGGTCATGCGGCCTACGCCTCGCTTACGGCGCTTCCGGAGCGCGTGGACCTTGCGGTCGTCGTGGTTCCCGCACACGTGGCCCCGGCCGTCATCGTTGAGTGCGGTACGCTCGGCATCCCGGCGGCGATCGTCATCTCCGCAGGCTTCAGGGAGACAGGTCCCGCAGGCGCGGTGCTCGAGCGGGAGCTGGTCAGTGCGGCGCGAGAAGGCGGCGTGCGCATTCTGGGGCCGAACTGCCTGGGACTGATCGCCACGCGCGGTCATCTCAACGCTTCGTTCGCGCCGATCATGCCCACCCCGGGCTCCATCTCCTTCCTCTCGCAATCGGGCGCGCTCGGCACCGCCATCCTCGATTGGGCGGCGGGTGAGCGCATCGGGCTCGGGCATTTCGTCAGCCTCGGGAACAAGGCAGATGTCTCCGAGGTGGATCTCGTGCGTGCGTGGTCTCAGGACGCCGATACGGGTGTCGTGGTCGCGTACCTCGAGGCCATCACCGATGGCCGTGCGTTCGTCGAGTCGGTGAGCGAGCTCGTGCAGCGCGTGCCATTCATCGCGCTCACCGCGGGCAGTTCCGACGCCGGCGCCCGCGCGGTGTCATCGCACACGGGCAGTCTTGCCGGCTCCCGGGCGGCGTATGACGCGGCCTTCCGCAAGGCGGGCGCGATCCGGGCGCGCACGGTCGAGGAGCTCTTCGACTTCGCCGAGGGCTTCGCGCGTCAGCCACTTCCCGCTGGATCCGGGACGGTGATCCTCACCAACGCGGGCGGGCCGGCGATCCTTGCCACCGATGCGTGCGAAGAGCTGGGAGTCGCGCTGGCGACGCTCGAGTCGGAGACCACGGCCGCCTTGCGCGATGTGCTGCCTGCCGCAGCTGCTGTGTACAACCCCGTCGACATCCTCGGCGACGCTCCCGCCTCACGCTACGCTGATGCCGCACGGATCATCCTCACCGACCCCAACGTGTCTTCGCTCGTTGTGGTGCTCACGCCCCAGGCGATGACCGAGGCCGAGGCGACCGCAGTCGCCATTGCCGATGCGATCGACGGAACCGGGATAACAACGCTCGCCGTCTTCATGGGTGATTCCACCGTCGCCTCGGCGGTCCAGGTGCTCAAGGAGCGAAACATCCCGGGCTACTCGTTCCCCGAGCGGGCCGTTGCGACTCTGGCCGCCATGGAGCAGTACCACGCGTTCCGTGAGCGCCCGGCAGGGGAGCCCTGCGCCGAGGAGATCGATGACGCGACGGTCCGGTCCGCAATCGACCACGCGCGCGAGGCGCATCGGACGTTCATCACAGAGGCCTCGGCACAACGCGTCGCCGAGGCGTGCGGTATCGCGACTCCGCGTGCGGGGACGGCGACCGATCTTGCAGCAGCCCGCAAAATGGCTTCCGAGTTCGGCTATCCGGTCGTGCTCAAGATCGCGAGCCCGGACATCCTGCACAAGTCCGACATCGGCGGCATAGAGCTGGATGTTGGCGACGATGATGGCGTTGTCGGGGCCTACGAGCGGATTCTCGCACGCGTCACGCAGCGGATGCCCGACGCGCACATCTGGGGCGTCACGGTCCAACAGCAGTTGCCGCCGGGACGCGAGGTCATCATCGGTGTCAACCGCGACGTCAACTTCGGCCCGATTCTCATGTTCGGTCTCGGCGGCATCTATGTGGAGGTCCTTCAGGACGTCACGTTCCGGCTGTGTCCTGTCACTCCGCGGGAAGCACGCGAGATGATTTCCGAGATTCGCGCGTACGGGCTGCTCCGCGGAGCCCGGGGGGCCGCGCCGGCGGACGTGGACGCGATAGTGGACGTCATCTGCAGGATCTCGGCGCTGGCCATGGCGTTCGACGACATCACTGAACTGGATATCAATCCCCTGATCGTCGGCGACAGGGGACAGGGAGCGATCGCCGCTGACATCCGCATCGGGATCGGAGGGTGA
- a CDS encoding phosphotransacetylase family protein, whose protein sequence is MRTIVVTSTKPYTGKSSLCIALIGYLAGRGLDVGYFKPYGTMPVIEGDLTTDEDALYVNRVLPRPSALADVCPVVRTQGLIERVLGGESVTSDEAVRAAFDRCAEGRDVMIVEGPTEPAQGSSVGLSAATIARLVDGRVLLVDRPRPTDLPEDALWVASVLGDRLGGVVLNGIDESRLRVVSERVAPFLEGRGVPVLGVIPHDPSLSSVTVAEIVEALNGTVLTAPDRVGDTVESFMVGAMGQDKALRFFRRKTNKAVITGGDRADVQLAALETSTRCIVLTGNQVPGATVMSRAEDLGVPMVLVDTDTLTAVERMEFLFGRVHLHDPVKAARIREMFERDVDLNRLSAIFGLDA, encoded by the coding sequence ATGCGCACCATTGTCGTGACCTCGACCAAACCGTACACCGGCAAGAGCAGTCTGTGCATCGCGCTGATCGGCTACCTCGCCGGGCGCGGCCTCGACGTCGGGTACTTCAAGCCGTACGGCACGATGCCTGTCATCGAAGGTGACCTCACCACGGACGAGGACGCGCTTTACGTGAACCGTGTGTTGCCGCGGCCGTCCGCTCTCGCCGACGTCTGTCCGGTCGTGCGCACCCAGGGGCTGATCGAGCGCGTTCTTGGCGGTGAGTCCGTGACGAGTGATGAGGCCGTTCGCGCCGCGTTCGACCGCTGCGCGGAGGGCCGCGACGTGATGATCGTCGAGGGCCCGACCGAGCCGGCGCAAGGCTCCTCGGTGGGGCTCTCCGCCGCCACGATCGCCCGACTCGTGGACGGCCGGGTCCTGCTCGTCGACCGTCCGCGGCCGACGGATCTCCCCGAAGACGCCCTGTGGGTCGCCTCGGTGCTGGGCGACCGCCTGGGAGGAGTCGTCCTCAACGGGATTGATGAGTCCAGGCTCCGCGTGGTGAGCGAGCGAGTCGCCCCGTTCCTGGAAGGCCGGGGCGTGCCCGTCCTGGGCGTGATCCCGCACGACCCGAGCCTCAGCTCGGTGACCGTTGCCGAGATCGTCGAGGCGCTCAACGGGACGGTACTGACCGCGCCGGATCGCGTGGGGGACACGGTCGAATCGTTCATGGTCGGCGCGATGGGCCAGGACAAGGCGTTGCGTTTCTTCCGCAGGAAGACCAACAAGGCGGTCATCACCGGCGGCGACCGCGCTGATGTGCAGCTGGCCGCGCTGGAGACGAGCACGCGGTGCATCGTGCTGACTGGCAATCAGGTTCCGGGCGCGACGGTCATGTCACGTGCCGAGGACCTGGGCGTTCCGATGGTGCTGGTGGATACCGACACGCTTACTGCTGTCGAGCGGATGGAGTTCCTGTTCGGCCGCGTGCATCTGCACGACCCCGTGAAGGCGGCACGCATCCGCGAGATGTTCGAACGAGATGTGGACCTGAACCGGCTTTCGGCGATCTTCGGGCTCGACGCCTGA
- the plsX gene encoding phosphate acyltransferase PlsX — translation MTQNGTAIVVDAMGGDHAPGVVAEGLALALAADPELLVLLVGPEAVVAPLASDRCEPVIATEVIGMGEHPAAAVRGKKDSSIVVGCRLVKDGRAGGFFSAGSTGACMAAATLVMGRIPGIARPAIAAVIPAAARPTVLLDVGANADVKADMLVQFAGMGAAYARVMLGVTEPSVGLLNIGEEPSKGSALAQEAHELMAASVPGFVGNVEGREVPAGTVDVIVTDGFTGNVTLKVLEGLASVLFKEMKTALTSTLPNRLAASVVAPAIRELKDRLDPDAYGGAPLLGVNGVCIIGHGSSGAQAIANGIAATARAVRGDLTGTIARAAGDGAGTDE, via the coding sequence ATGACCCAGAATGGCACAGCGATCGTCGTGGACGCCATGGGTGGCGACCACGCACCCGGCGTGGTGGCCGAAGGCCTAGCCCTCGCGCTTGCGGCCGATCCGGAGCTTCTGGTTCTGCTTGTCGGCCCGGAGGCTGTCGTGGCGCCGCTTGCATCCGACCGCTGCGAGCCGGTGATCGCGACCGAGGTCATCGGCATGGGCGAACACCCTGCGGCAGCCGTGCGCGGCAAGAAGGACTCCTCGATCGTTGTAGGGTGCCGGCTGGTGAAAGACGGACGAGCCGGAGGCTTCTTCAGCGCCGGCAGCACCGGGGCGTGCATGGCCGCAGCGACGCTCGTGATGGGGCGGATCCCGGGCATCGCCCGGCCGGCTATCGCCGCTGTCATTCCCGCTGCCGCCAGGCCGACTGTCCTGCTCGATGTTGGCGCTAACGCTGACGTGAAGGCCGACATGCTCGTCCAGTTCGCCGGCATGGGTGCCGCGTACGCGCGGGTCATGCTGGGCGTGACCGAGCCGAGCGTCGGACTCCTGAACATCGGAGAAGAGCCGTCCAAAGGCTCCGCGCTCGCACAGGAGGCGCATGAGCTGATGGCGGCCTCGGTTCCCGGGTTCGTCGGGAACGTCGAGGGGCGTGAGGTTCCTGCAGGCACCGTCGACGTCATCGTGACCGATGGATTCACCGGGAACGTGACGCTCAAGGTGCTCGAAGGGCTCGCGTCGGTGCTCTTCAAAGAGATGAAGACCGCACTCACTTCAACGCTGCCGAACCGTCTGGCGGCGTCGGTCGTGGCGCCGGCGATCCGAGAACTCAAGGATCGACTCGACCCGGACGCCTACGGCGGAGCGCCTCTGCTCGGGGTGAACGGAGTGTGCATCATCGGCCACGGCAGCTCGGGCGCACAGGCCATCGCGAACGGGATAGCGGCGACCGCGCGAGCCGTGCGCGGAGACCTGACGGGTACGATCGCGCGCGCCGCGGGCGATGGTGCAGGAACCGACGAGTAG
- a CDS encoding beta-ketoacyl-ACP synthase III produces MPHAAITGIGAYLPEKVLTNHDLESMVDTSDEWIATRTGIRERHIAGEGESTSTLGAAAARRALEDAGIGAADLDLIVVGTSSPDHIFPSTAALIQHAIGASCPAVDVMAACTSFVFALQSAVSTIESGRARRALVVGADALTRHVDFTDRATCVLFGDGAGAVVLEASEEAGVLGIDLGTDGSGSEVLMVRAGGSAAPCTPARLVAGEQYVRMAGSEVFKFAVRVIPETTRRALEASGLSVEDVAWLVPHQANQRILLTVAERLGLPASRVFSNIASVGNTSAASIPLALNDLYTDGQLKPGDVVALVGFGAGLTWGAAIVRWTKGLPA; encoded by the coding sequence ATGCCACACGCCGCGATCACCGGAATCGGCGCCTATCTGCCGGAGAAGGTGCTCACCAACCACGATCTCGAGTCGATGGTGGATACCTCCGACGAGTGGATCGCCACGCGAACGGGCATCCGGGAGCGTCACATCGCCGGAGAAGGCGAGTCCACGTCGACTCTCGGAGCGGCAGCGGCACGTCGTGCGCTCGAGGACGCGGGTATCGGTGCGGCTGACCTCGACCTGATCGTCGTCGGCACATCGAGCCCCGACCACATCTTCCCGTCCACAGCTGCGCTCATCCAGCATGCCATCGGGGCATCGTGCCCGGCGGTCGACGTGATGGCTGCGTGCACGAGCTTCGTGTTCGCGCTGCAGAGCGCCGTCTCGACGATCGAGAGCGGGCGCGCGCGCCGCGCACTCGTTGTAGGCGCCGATGCTTTGACGCGCCACGTGGACTTCACGGATCGTGCCACTTGCGTGCTCTTTGGTGATGGCGCGGGCGCTGTGGTCCTTGAGGCTTCCGAAGAGGCGGGTGTACTCGGCATCGACCTCGGCACGGATGGCTCCGGCTCCGAAGTGCTCATGGTTCGTGCCGGCGGGTCGGCTGCGCCGTGCACACCGGCGCGCCTCGTGGCAGGAGAGCAGTACGTACGCATGGCGGGAAGCGAGGTATTCAAGTTCGCGGTTCGGGTGATCCCCGAGACAACGCGCCGCGCCCTCGAAGCCTCGGGCCTGTCTGTTGAGGATGTCGCCTGGCTTGTCCCGCACCAGGCCAACCAGCGGATACTGCTCACCGTTGCCGAGCGGCTCGGTCTCCCGGCCTCGCGCGTCTTCTCGAATATCGCCTCGGTGGGGAACACATCCGCGGCATCCATACCGCTCGCTCTCAACGACCTGTATACTGACGGCCAACTCAAGCCCGGGGACGTGGTGGCGCTGGTGGGATTCGGTGCCGGACTGACCTGGGGGGCGGCTATCGTCCGCTGGACGAAGGGGCTACCGGCATGA
- the fabK gene encoding enoyl-[acyl-carrier-protein] reductase FabK, with protein MTLRTRLTTLLGIEHPIIQGGMAWTATAELAGAVSNAGGLGIIGAGHMPTDLLREQIRGAKAITSRPFGVNLMLLTPHIDELVQMVLDEHVPVVTTGAGNPGKYMAALMDAGIKVIPIVPSVALAKRMESIGADAVIGEGMEAGGHIGELTTMVLTPQLVDAIDVPVIAAGGIADGRGLAAAFALGAEGVQVGTRFMCATECTIHPSVKAEVIKAKDRDTVVTGRSTGHPVRVIKNKLAREIMELDRENKADEIEALGAGKLALAMRQGDIQMGSLMAGQAAAMVTCIEPAAEIIAAILSEAEEILRTLPGRVGL; from the coding sequence ATGACCCTCAGGACCAGGCTCACGACACTGCTCGGTATCGAGCATCCGATCATCCAGGGCGGCATGGCGTGGACCGCGACCGCCGAGCTTGCCGGCGCCGTGAGCAATGCAGGTGGTCTCGGCATCATCGGCGCCGGACACATGCCCACCGACCTCCTCCGCGAGCAGATCAGGGGCGCGAAGGCGATCACGTCGCGCCCCTTCGGCGTGAATCTCATGCTCCTCACACCGCACATCGACGAACTGGTGCAAATGGTGCTCGACGAGCACGTACCGGTCGTGACCACAGGCGCGGGTAATCCCGGCAAGTACATGGCGGCTCTGATGGACGCCGGCATCAAGGTCATCCCGATCGTGCCCTCGGTGGCGCTCGCGAAGCGGATGGAATCCATCGGCGCGGACGCCGTCATCGGCGAAGGCATGGAGGCCGGCGGTCACATCGGCGAGCTCACGACCATGGTGCTCACCCCCCAGCTCGTGGATGCGATTGACGTGCCGGTCATCGCAGCCGGCGGCATCGCCGATGGGCGCGGACTGGCCGCGGCGTTCGCGCTCGGGGCCGAGGGCGTCCAGGTGGGCACGCGCTTCATGTGCGCGACAGAATGCACGATCCATCCGTCGGTCAAGGCGGAGGTCATCAAGGCAAAGGACCGCGACACGGTGGTCACAGGGCGCTCGACCGGCCATCCCGTGCGGGTCATCAAGAACAAGCTCGCCCGGGAGATCATGGAGCTCGATCGCGAGAACAAGGCTGATGAGATCGAAGCGCTCGGTGCCGGCAAGCTTGCGCTGGCGATGCGACAGGGCGACATCCAGATGGGAAGCCTCATGGCGGGCCAGGCGGCAGCCATGGTGACCTGCATCGAGCCTGCGGCGGAGATCATCGCGGCGATACTCTCAGAAGCCGAGGAGATCTTGCGCACGTTGCCCGGACGGGTCGGCCTGTAA
- the fabD gene encoding ACP S-malonyltransferase has protein sequence MAPVLAFVFPGQGSQRVGMLAAFSSDETVTRLLDAAEALSGLPLARIAADGPDAELADTRAAQPLLYLADWFWAARLEARGIAPSFVAGHSLGELAALAFAGVFSVEAGLELVVTRSRIMAEAASATPGTMAAVLGMDGETIASVLDGMSGVWIANDNAAGQVVVSGTHAGVEHAIAALLASGARKVVPLNVAGPFHSPLMARARDAFAEVVDQAAFADARVPVLQNTLPEPTQAAVEIRARLRDQIVSPVRWTETMGALVDAGVTTVVETGPGAVLTGLARRMEGITALSVEGDGVERVEEVIS, from the coding sequence ATGGCGCCGGTACTTGCATTCGTCTTTCCGGGGCAGGGATCCCAGCGGGTCGGGATGCTCGCAGCGTTCTCCAGCGACGAGACGGTCACGAGACTGCTCGACGCGGCCGAAGCACTCTCGGGCCTCCCGCTCGCGCGCATCGCGGCCGACGGTCCCGATGCCGAGCTCGCCGACACTCGCGCGGCCCAGCCGCTGCTCTACCTTGCCGACTGGTTCTGGGCCGCGAGGCTGGAGGCGCGGGGAATCGCGCCGTCCTTCGTCGCGGGACATAGCCTCGGCGAACTCGCAGCGCTGGCCTTCGCGGGCGTCTTCTCCGTGGAAGCCGGCCTTGAGCTCGTGGTGACGCGGTCGCGGATCATGGCCGAAGCGGCCTCGGCAACACCCGGCACTATGGCCGCCGTTCTCGGCATGGACGGCGAGACGATCGCCAGTGTGCTCGACGGAATGAGCGGCGTGTGGATTGCGAACGACAACGCCGCGGGGCAGGTCGTGGTCTCGGGTACGCATGCGGGGGTGGAGCACGCGATCGCGGCCCTGCTGGCTTCTGGAGCCCGCAAGGTCGTCCCGCTCAACGTTGCCGGACCCTTCCACAGCCCGCTCATGGCGCGAGCGCGCGATGCGTTCGCCGAAGTCGTGGATCAGGCGGCATTCGCCGATGCACGAGTACCGGTGCTGCAGAACACCCTGCCCGAGCCGACGCAGGCTGCAGTCGAGATCCGCGCGCGGCTGCGTGATCAGATCGTGAGCCCGGTTCGCTGGACGGAGACGATGGGCGCGCTCGTGGATGCGGGCGTGACCACGGTGGTAGAGACAGGCCCCGGCGCCGTGCTGACCGGTCTTGCGCGGCGCATGGAAGGCATCACCGCGCTCTCCGTTGAGGGGGACGGGGTAGAACGGGTGGAAGAGGTGATCTCGTGA
- the fabG gene encoding 3-oxoacyl-[acyl-carrier-protein] reductase, translated as MSKRLEGRVALVTGASRGIGAAIALRLAAEGATVAVNYAGRADAAAEVVGAIESAGGTGKAFQADISDPAACTALVNAVAEEFGALDILVNNAGITRDGLLVRMSDDDWSSVIDTNLSGAFYATRAAGKIMMKARAGSIVTIASVVGLVGNAGQVNYAAAKAGLVGMTKAVARELASRNVRANAIAPGFIATEMTDALPDSAREAAAATIAMRRFGTPEDVASAVAFLASDDASYITGQVIAVDGGMTFV; from the coding sequence GTGAGCAAACGGCTTGAAGGACGTGTGGCGCTCGTTACGGGCGCATCCCGCGGCATCGGCGCAGCCATCGCACTCAGGCTCGCTGCCGAAGGTGCGACTGTTGCGGTCAACTATGCGGGTAGGGCGGACGCCGCAGCCGAGGTGGTGGGTGCGATCGAGTCCGCCGGCGGCACGGGCAAGGCGTTCCAGGCCGACATCAGCGATCCCGCCGCGTGCACAGCGCTCGTGAACGCGGTGGCGGAGGAGTTCGGTGCTCTCGACATCCTCGTGAACAACGCAGGCATCACGCGTGACGGACTGCTCGTCCGCATGTCCGATGATGACTGGAGCTCCGTCATTGACACGAATCTCTCGGGTGCCTTCTACGCGACCCGTGCTGCCGGCAAGATCATGATGAAGGCCCGCGCGGGTTCGATCGTGACCATCGCGTCGGTGGTCGGGCTGGTAGGCAACGCGGGCCAGGTGAACTACGCTGCCGCAAAGGCAGGTCTGGTGGGTATGACGAAGGCGGTGGCACGCGAGCTCGCCTCGCGCAACGTCCGGGCGAATGCGATCGCTCCCGGGTTCATCGCGACCGAGATGACCGACGCGTTGCCCGACTCGGCCCGGGAGGCCGCAGCAGCTACCATTGCGATGCGGCGTTTCGGCACACCGGAAGACGTAGCGTCTGCCGTGGCGTTTCTGGCAAGCGACGATGCGTCCTATATCACCGGTCAGGTCATCGCCGTCGACGGCGGCATGACGTTCGTATAG
- the acpP gene encoding acyl carrier protein codes for MEHEEIFVKVKEVIVDQLSVEEDDVTADASFFDDLGADSLDIVELVMALEDSFGISIPDEDAESIKTVGDAVDYIAANME; via the coding sequence ATGGAGCACGAGGAGATCTTCGTCAAGGTCAAGGAAGTCATCGTCGACCAGCTTTCGGTCGAGGAGGACGATGTGACCGCCGATGCGTCGTTCTTCGACGACCTGGGTGCCGACTCGCTCGACATCGTCGAGCTCGTCATGGCGCTCGAGGACTCGTTCGGCATCTCCATCCCGGATGAGGATGCAGAGTCGATCAAGACGGTCGGCGACGCGGTGGACTACATCGCCGCCAACATGGAGTAG
- a CDS encoding nitronate monooxygenase, with protein MDMPPLVIGSRTARLPIVQGGMAVRISLSPLATAVAQAGGVGIIAGSGLTPAELAAEVRAARAATDGVIGVNIMVAVRIFKDLVHAALSEGADLIVAGAGFSRDVFGWCKDAGVEMVPIVGSARVAKLSEKFGASAVVVEGVDAGGHLGTDRHVDDLLPEILEAVSIPVIAAGGICTGADIKRMLDAGASGVQMGSRFVATTECSAADAFKAMYVAATDDDIVLTTSPVGLPGRAIRNPLTEKHAAGDYERIERCRACLKECGKEYCIIDALEKAQRGDVTTGLVFAGTSAARVDDVVPAAVVIDRLVAEWRAAEEGVAS; from the coding sequence ATGGATATGCCCCCGCTCGTCATAGGCTCGAGAACCGCCCGACTACCCATCGTGCAGGGCGGCATGGCCGTCCGCATCTCGCTATCGCCGCTTGCTACCGCGGTCGCGCAGGCCGGCGGAGTCGGTATCATCGCCGGGTCAGGGCTCACTCCGGCCGAGCTGGCCGCCGAGGTTCGCGCCGCACGTGCTGCCACCGACGGCGTGATCGGCGTGAACATCATGGTGGCCGTGCGCATCTTCAAGGACCTGGTGCACGCCGCCCTATCCGAAGGCGCGGACCTCATCGTCGCCGGCGCGGGTTTTTCGCGCGACGTGTTCGGCTGGTGCAAGGACGCGGGCGTGGAGATGGTGCCGATCGTGGGCTCTGCCCGCGTGGCGAAGCTCTCCGAGAAGTTCGGCGCCTCGGCGGTCGTTGTTGAAGGCGTTGACGCGGGCGGGCACCTCGGTACCGACCGGCACGTGGACGACCTGCTGCCGGAGATCCTCGAAGCGGTCAGCATCCCGGTGATCGCGGCGGGCGGTATCTGCACCGGCGCGGACATCAAGCGCATGCTCGATGCGGGTGCTTCGGGTGTCCAGATGGGTTCGCGGTTCGTCGCTACCACGGAGTGCTCGGCGGCCGACGCGTTCAAGGCGATGTACGTGGCCGCAACCGATGACGACATCGTGCTCACGACAAGCCCCGTGGGCCTGCCGGGACGCGCGATTCGCAATCCGCTCACCGAGAAGCACGCCGCGGGCGATTACGAGCGTATCGAGCGGTGCCGCGCATGCCTGAAGGAGTGCGGCAAGGAGTACTGCATCATCGACGCGCTTGAGAAGGCCCAGCGCGGCGATGTCACCACCGGACTGGTCTTTGCCGGCACGTCCGCTGCGCGGGTCGACGACGTGGTTCCGGCAGCGGTGGTCATCGATCGACTGGTAGCCGAATGGCGTGCAGCCGAAGAAGGAGTCGCATCATGA